The Arthrobacter sp. NicSoilC5 genome has a window encoding:
- a CDS encoding sugar ABC transporter permease, with protein sequence MTTATARISRPGHTAAKPTRRGPSRERAMAWARRAPLLPALIFLIVVTQLPFVVTLFISFLNWNSLSPSKTAFAGLENYITVLTDPDLRQAIFTTIVLTVSVVLASLLIGLGLALLLDKKFLGRGLARTLLIAPFLVVPVAAALIWKHALLNPAYGLINGILTWLWSLFGSSAAPQLDLLSQAPLAAVVVSLVWQWTPFMMLILLAGLQSRPMDTVEAAQMDGATPWAIFRHLTLPHLRQYLELGGLLGAIYIVQNFDSVFTLTAGGLGTANLPYAIYQTFYYANEYGLASAAGVVVVIGTIIVATFALRTVFSLFKKEAAR encoded by the coding sequence ATGACTACCGCAACGGCGCGTATCTCCCGACCGGGACACACCGCAGCCAAACCCACACGACGTGGGCCATCCCGTGAACGCGCCATGGCCTGGGCACGGCGTGCGCCGCTGCTCCCGGCCCTGATCTTCCTCATCGTGGTAACCCAGCTTCCTTTCGTGGTGACGTTGTTCATCTCGTTCCTGAACTGGAACAGCCTTAGCCCCAGCAAGACGGCCTTCGCCGGGCTGGAAAACTACATCACCGTCCTCACCGACCCGGACCTGCGGCAGGCGATCTTCACCACCATCGTCCTCACCGTCTCTGTGGTGCTCGCCAGCCTGCTCATCGGGCTGGGCCTGGCCCTGCTGCTGGACAAGAAGTTCCTGGGCAGGGGATTGGCACGAACCCTGCTGATCGCACCGTTCCTGGTGGTCCCCGTGGCTGCCGCGCTGATCTGGAAGCACGCCCTCCTGAACCCCGCTTACGGGCTGATAAACGGCATCCTCACCTGGCTCTGGTCGCTTTTCGGCAGCAGCGCTGCCCCGCAGCTGGACCTGCTGTCCCAAGCACCCCTGGCAGCCGTCGTCGTCTCCCTCGTATGGCAGTGGACGCCGTTCATGATGCTCATCCTGCTCGCCGGTTTGCAGTCGCGACCCATGGACACAGTGGAAGCGGCCCAAATGGACGGCGCCACACCTTGGGCGATCTTCCGGCACCTGACGCTGCCACATCTGCGCCAGTACCTGGAACTCGGCGGTCTGCTCGGCGCCATCTACATCGTGCAGAACTTTGACTCCGTCTTCACCCTCACGGCGGGCGGCCTGGGCACCGCCAACCTGCCCTACGCCATCTACCAGACGTTCTACTACGCCAACGAATATGGCCTGGCCTCCGCCGCCGGCGTCGTGGTGGTCATCGGCACCATCATCGTGGCGACCTTCGCACTCCGCACCGTCTTTTCACTCTTCAAGAAGGAGGCAGCACGATGA
- a CDS encoding carbohydrate ABC transporter permease, whose amino-acid sequence MSTLTPAAPQSTPPRPTALTTGNRKRGKTRMDPTRNNTAAGVAAWLLALLFASPVVWMILTSFHSETDAATNPPSIAASLTLDAYREFFGETSGVSPWPSLINSATASILSTVLVLVLAIPAAYALSIRPVKKWTDVMFFFLSTKMMPVVAAILPLYLFARTVGALDNIWFLILMYTSMNLPIAVWMMRSFLAEVPEEMLEAAQIDGANLLLILRKVIAPVAMPGIAATALICFIFSWNELLLARVLTGVVAGTAPVFLTGFVSGQGLFLAKVCAAAVVISLPVLFAGFAAQDKLVQGLSLGAVK is encoded by the coding sequence ATGAGCACCCTTACCCCCGCTGCACCGCAGAGCACCCCACCTCGCCCCACAGCGCTGACCACCGGTAACCGCAAGCGCGGTAAAACGAGGATGGACCCCACGCGCAACAACACCGCTGCCGGTGTCGCTGCGTGGCTGCTGGCCCTGCTCTTTGCATCCCCCGTGGTGTGGATGATCCTGACCTCGTTCCACTCCGAGACGGATGCGGCCACCAATCCGCCGTCGATCGCGGCAAGCCTGACCTTGGACGCCTACCGGGAATTCTTCGGCGAGACGTCCGGTGTCAGCCCGTGGCCGTCCCTGATCAACTCCGCCACCGCATCCATCCTGTCCACGGTCCTGGTCCTGGTGCTGGCCATCCCCGCCGCCTACGCACTCTCCATCCGGCCGGTGAAGAAGTGGACCGATGTCATGTTCTTCTTCCTCTCGACGAAGATGATGCCCGTGGTGGCTGCGATCCTGCCGCTTTACCTGTTCGCCCGCACTGTAGGGGCACTGGACAACATCTGGTTCCTGATCCTGATGTACACCTCCATGAACCTGCCCATCGCGGTGTGGATGATGCGGTCCTTCCTCGCCGAAGTTCCCGAAGAAATGCTGGAGGCGGCCCAAATCGACGGCGCCAACCTCCTGCTGATCCTGCGCAAGGTCATCGCCCCGGTCGCGATGCCGGGCATCGCCGCCACCGCCCTGATCTGCTTCATCTTCAGCTGGAACGAACTGCTCCTTGCCCGCGTCCTCACCGGCGTCGTGGCGGGCACCGCCCCGGTCTTCCTGACCGGCTTCGTGTCCGGGCAGGGATTGTTCCTCGCCAAAGTCTGCGCGGCCGCCGTCGTCATTTCCCTGCCGGTGCTGTTCGCCGGTTTTGCCGCCCAGGACAAACTCGTCCAGGGCCTCTCCCTGGGCGCTGTCAAGTAA
- a CDS encoding NAD(P)-dependent alcohol dehydrogenase, with product MTTPTTRFRPHAHAKLPATMRASVLKSQGDMSMESLPLPQPDADQVLVQVTAVGVCGSDVHYYEHGRIGPYVVDHPLILGHELSGRIAAVGSSVDPARIGQRVAVEPQRPCRTCKQCKAGRYNLCPDIEFYATPPVDGAFAEYVTIQSDFAYDIPDSVSDEAAALIEPLSVGLWACERAGIKPGSRVLIAGAGPIGIIAAQAARAFGATEIYISDIAEDRLAFALQHGATRALNAKTDSVEGLDVDAFIDASGAPQAVRAGIKAVAPAGRVILVGLGADDVELPVSYIQNREIWLSGVFRYTNTWPLAIQLIADGKVDLDILVTGKFNLAQSEEALKAGKLRGQLKAVVYPGR from the coding sequence ATGACAACTCCCACAACCCGGTTCCGCCCCCACGCCCACGCGAAACTGCCCGCGACCATGCGGGCCAGCGTCCTGAAGAGCCAGGGCGACATGTCCATGGAAAGCTTGCCGCTCCCGCAACCCGATGCGGACCAGGTACTGGTGCAGGTCACCGCCGTCGGTGTCTGCGGCAGCGACGTCCACTACTACGAGCACGGCCGGATCGGCCCTTACGTTGTGGACCACCCGCTCATTTTGGGCCACGAACTCTCCGGCCGGATCGCCGCCGTCGGCAGCTCCGTTGACCCCGCCCGCATCGGCCAGCGCGTCGCCGTCGAACCCCAACGGCCTTGCCGTACGTGCAAGCAGTGCAAGGCCGGCCGCTACAATCTATGCCCGGACATCGAGTTCTACGCCACACCGCCGGTCGACGGCGCGTTCGCCGAGTACGTGACGATTCAGTCGGACTTTGCCTACGACATCCCGGACAGCGTCAGCGACGAGGCCGCCGCCTTGATCGAACCTCTCTCCGTGGGTCTCTGGGCTTGCGAACGCGCCGGGATCAAGCCCGGCAGCCGGGTCCTGATCGCCGGAGCCGGGCCCATCGGCATTATCGCCGCCCAAGCCGCCCGCGCCTTCGGCGCCACCGAAATCTACATCTCCGATATCGCCGAGGACCGGCTCGCGTTCGCCCTCCAGCACGGCGCCACGCGCGCGCTCAACGCGAAGACCGACAGTGTGGAAGGGCTCGACGTCGATGCGTTCATTGACGCCTCCGGCGCACCCCAGGCGGTCCGCGCCGGGATCAAGGCAGTGGCACCCGCCGGCCGCGTCATCCTGGTGGGGCTCGGAGCTGACGACGTGGAGCTGCCCGTCTCCTACATCCAGAACCGGGAGATCTGGCTCTCTGGCGTTTTCCGCTACACCAACACCTGGCCGCTGGCCATCCAGCTCATTGCTGACGGGAAAGTGGACCTGGACATCCTGGTCACCGGCAAATTCAACCTCGCCCAGTCAGAAGAGGCACTTAAGGCCGGCAAGCTGCGTGGACAGCTTAAAGCCGTGGTCTACCCGGGCCGCTAG
- a CDS encoding carbohydrate kinase — translation MTDTGPTPARLPAERGAIVTVIGESLVDVIREAGRTTPARVHAGGSPLNVAVGVARLGFASNLVTHYADDQYGLMIEEHLQSNGVTVIRGGSAPTSTATATLGARGAAAYAFDISWDLAGATLPALAAVETSSHVHAGSIGALLGPGDQAVLGLLEAAGEGATISYDPNCRPAISPDVTAARTRAERFVAASDIVKASDEDLAWLYPDRSPEESLAAWLELGPSIAALTRGAAGPVIITRRARIEMQAEPVTVADTEGAGDSFMAAVIAGLAQLGTLGAAGRQRLQTLGTDELHALAAYANRAGGITCSRPGADPPHTTELGPLSAAAPVR, via the coding sequence ATGACCGATACCGGACCCACACCTGCGCGCCTACCGGCTGAACGGGGAGCCATCGTCACCGTCATTGGTGAATCGCTCGTCGACGTCATCCGGGAAGCCGGACGGACAACTCCGGCCCGGGTACACGCGGGCGGGAGTCCCCTCAACGTCGCAGTCGGGGTGGCCCGCTTGGGCTTTGCCAGCAATTTGGTGACGCACTACGCCGATGATCAGTACGGTCTCATGATCGAAGAGCACCTCCAGTCCAACGGCGTCACGGTGATCAGGGGCGGCAGCGCACCGACGTCGACGGCCACCGCAACGTTAGGTGCCCGCGGTGCCGCCGCTTATGCGTTCGACATCAGCTGGGACCTGGCGGGGGCAACACTGCCTGCGTTGGCCGCCGTCGAGACTTCCTCCCATGTGCACGCAGGATCAATTGGGGCTCTACTGGGGCCAGGGGACCAGGCCGTCCTTGGCCTTCTCGAGGCGGCGGGGGAGGGGGCAACGATCAGCTACGACCCCAACTGCCGGCCGGCCATCAGCCCTGATGTCACCGCAGCTCGTACACGGGCGGAACGGTTTGTGGCGGCCAGCGACATCGTTAAGGCCAGCGACGAAGACCTGGCCTGGCTGTACCCCGACCGCAGCCCGGAGGAAAGCCTTGCAGCCTGGCTGGAACTGGGACCGTCCATTGCAGCCCTGACCCGGGGCGCCGCTGGCCCGGTCATCATCACCCGGCGCGCGCGCATTGAAATGCAAGCAGAACCCGTCACCGTGGCTGACACCGAGGGCGCCGGCGACTCTTTCATGGCCGCTGTCATCGCCGGCCTTGCCCAGCTCGGAACGCTTGGGGCAGCCGGAAGACAACGCCTGCAGACGCTGGGCACGGACGAGCTCCATGCCCTGGCCGCATATGCCAACCGGGCCGGCGGGATCACCTGCTCCCGGCCGGGAGCCGACCCTCCCCATACCACTGAACTGGGACCGCTGTCCGCCGCAGCACCAGTGCGGTGA
- a CDS encoding phosphodiester glycosidase family protein encodes MITPNQRHRRAVITALAVSLPFAFLTPAGPSTAAPTAPAPDQKAAAPSSTHLDLGAKDLPETRNVTTLAPGLTRTTITRGTPNQDFFWTAEVAVPSTSPDPDAPASALSTQSQAQMVADKLNAAGLTARVEHVQSPQLADAGGDLGYRVRVGQFGSKADGSPTLDQIKATGYKASVIYTGWDGDAGTSEDDRGPWNLQVLTIDPKEFHGDLTSSFGPNLEDREATSQLSAASGALAAVNGGFFTMDPAAGAPGDPAGAAVHDGKVLSEPVGDRPSLVLDKNGTTIERLHWHGTVTAPGSAELPLDGVDRVPGLIRNCGGTDDTPTNLPLHDFTCTDANEIVAFTPEYGPTTPAGPGLEAVLDAQGTVTAVNPTRGSAIPAGGQTLQAIGSDVDKLAALAVPGKKLKVDTDLLTENGKTLTTTPTTDVVNGGPTLVRNGQLDVTAKRDGMVRTNDSNSFFYGWVHKRNPRTFAGVDAQGRTLLVTADGRQTTSLGLSLNEEADVAKSLGMVNAMNLDGGGSTTMVEDGQVMNSPSDATGERPIGDALLLLPGRKN; translated from the coding sequence ATGATCACCCCCAATCAGCGTCACCGCCGTGCGGTCATCACCGCACTGGCCGTGTCCCTCCCCTTCGCCTTCCTCACCCCCGCAGGCCCCTCCACCGCGGCACCCACGGCACCGGCTCCCGATCAGAAGGCCGCCGCGCCGTCGTCCACCCACCTGGACCTCGGCGCCAAGGACCTCCCCGAGACCCGCAACGTAACCACCCTGGCCCCGGGCCTGACCCGGACCACAATCACCCGCGGCACCCCCAACCAGGACTTCTTCTGGACCGCCGAAGTCGCGGTCCCATCCACGTCGCCGGACCCTGACGCCCCCGCCTCCGCGCTGTCCACCCAGTCGCAGGCCCAGATGGTCGCCGACAAGCTCAACGCCGCCGGCCTTACTGCCCGGGTCGAACACGTCCAGTCACCCCAGTTGGCCGACGCCGGCGGCGACCTCGGCTACCGGGTCCGCGTGGGCCAGTTCGGGTCCAAGGCCGACGGCTCCCCCACCCTCGACCAGATCAAGGCCACCGGCTACAAAGCCTCGGTGATCTACACAGGCTGGGACGGCGATGCCGGTACCAGCGAGGACGACCGCGGCCCCTGGAACCTGCAGGTCCTCACCATTGACCCGAAGGAATTCCACGGAGACCTCACCTCCTCCTTCGGCCCCAACCTCGAAGACCGCGAAGCGACAAGCCAGCTCTCCGCTGCTTCCGGTGCGCTGGCAGCGGTGAACGGCGGATTCTTCACCATGGACCCGGCAGCAGGCGCCCCAGGGGACCCAGCCGGAGCCGCAGTCCACGACGGGAAGGTCCTCAGCGAACCCGTCGGCGACCGGCCTTCCCTGGTTCTGGACAAGAACGGCACCACTATCGAGCGCCTGCACTGGCACGGCACCGTCACCGCGCCCGGCTCGGCAGAACTCCCCCTGGACGGGGTCGACCGCGTGCCCGGGCTCATCCGCAACTGCGGCGGCACCGACGACACCCCGACCAACCTTCCGCTGCACGACTTCACCTGCACGGACGCCAACGAAATCGTCGCCTTTACCCCCGAGTACGGCCCCACCACCCCGGCCGGCCCCGGACTCGAGGCCGTCCTGGACGCGCAGGGCACCGTCACCGCGGTCAACCCCACCCGCGGCAGCGCCATCCCCGCCGGCGGCCAGACCCTGCAGGCGATCGGCTCGGACGTCGACAAGCTCGCCGCCCTGGCCGTGCCCGGCAAGAAGCTGAAAGTCGACACGGACTTGCTCACCGAAAATGGCAAAACCTTGACCACCACGCCGACTACGGACGTTGTCAACGGCGGCCCGACTCTGGTCCGGAACGGCCAGCTGGACGTCACCGCCAAGCGCGACGGCATGGTCCGGACCAACGACAGCAACAGCTTCTTCTACGGCTGGGTCCACAAGCGCAACCCCCGCACCTTCGCCGGCGTGGACGCCCAGGGCCGGACCCTGCTGGTCACCGCCGACGGCCGCCAAACCACCTCCTTGGGCCTGAGCCTGAACGAGGAAGCAGACGTGGCCAAATCGCTCGGCATGGTCAACGCCATGAACCTCGACGGCGGCGGATCCACCACCATGGTCGAGGATGGCCAAGTCATGAACTCACCGTCGGACGCCACCGGCGAACGCCCCATCGGTGACGCGCTCCTGCTCCTGCCCGGCCGAAAGAACTAG
- a CDS encoding biotin transporter BioY: MTRPATPSPAPSQSPAQAPRPAAGTGPRTTRRIWDAQSLALISVFAALIAASAIVPGIPVGGFGVPITLQTLAIMVTGLVLGGPRAAAAVALYLLLAFAGLPIFSGGRAGLQVLAGGSAGYIAGFILAALLVGMAAEQVIRRVPAKRRGLWFFLSAVVVTVVASHLPGVLGMMVNLKLSWPAAFASDLIFYPGDIVKDAVASAAAVAAHRAFPDILVRRVK; this comes from the coding sequence ATGACCCGACCGGCGACGCCGAGCCCGGCCCCGTCCCAGTCCCCGGCCCAGGCACCGCGCCCCGCGGCCGGGACCGGACCCCGCACGACCCGCCGGATATGGGATGCGCAGTCACTGGCCCTTATTTCCGTGTTCGCCGCGTTGATCGCAGCCTCGGCGATCGTCCCGGGCATCCCTGTCGGCGGCTTCGGGGTGCCCATCACCCTGCAGACCCTGGCCATCATGGTGACCGGCCTCGTCCTGGGCGGACCGCGTGCCGCAGCCGCCGTAGCGCTGTACCTCCTCCTGGCGTTCGCTGGCCTGCCGATCTTCTCCGGCGGCCGGGCGGGACTGCAGGTCCTCGCCGGCGGATCGGCCGGATACATCGCGGGGTTCATCCTCGCCGCCCTGCTTGTCGGCATGGCCGCGGAGCAGGTCATCCGGCGCGTCCCGGCCAAGCGGCGCGGCCTCTGGTTCTTCCTCTCCGCCGTCGTGGTTACCGTGGTGGCATCACACCTGCCCGGCGTGCTCGGCATGATGGTCAACCTCAAGCTGTCGTGGCCGGCTGCCTTCGCCAGTGACCTGATCTTCTACCCGGGCGACATTGTGAAGGACGCGGTGGCGTCCGCAGCAGCGGTGGCCGCGCACCGAGCCTTCCCGGACATCCTCGTGCGCCGGGTGAAGTGA
- a CDS encoding CHY zinc finger protein: MIFGRTVDDQTRCIHYHTQEDVIAIKFKCCRRYYPCHLCHEEADHRAQTWPRNEWSEPAVLCGVCKGEMSIHTYLATSSCPYCGARFNERCGAHTHLYFQTT, translated from the coding sequence ATGATCTTCGGCAGGACCGTGGACGACCAAACCCGCTGCATTCACTACCACACCCAGGAAGACGTGATAGCGATCAAGTTCAAGTGCTGTCGTCGGTACTATCCCTGCCATCTATGCCATGAGGAGGCAGATCACCGGGCCCAAACGTGGCCGCGGAACGAGTGGTCCGAGCCGGCAGTTCTCTGCGGTGTCTGCAAAGGTGAGATGTCCATCCATACCTATCTGGCAACCTCATCGTGCCCCTACTGCGGCGCGCGTTTTAACGAACGGTGTGGCGCCCACACGCACCTGTACTTCCAAACGACGTAA
- a CDS encoding DoxX family protein, whose amino-acid sequence MSNENVTPAATTAARTLFRAALGGVLVAHGSQKLFGWFGGGGIEETSKGMDAMGFRPAKTSAMLAGLGEAGAGLALALGFATPAAGAAAATTMGVAASVHAPNGFFAMDGGLEYPAVLGLAATSFAIGGPGRVSLDALTGHVLDRPWMRAVAVTAIPVAIGIQIYRRRQALAADHTPASSATPAEDGSSQPS is encoded by the coding sequence GTGAGTAATGAAAATGTAACGCCGGCCGCCACCACTGCGGCCCGTACCCTGTTCCGTGCCGCGCTTGGCGGTGTGCTCGTCGCACACGGGTCGCAGAAACTCTTCGGTTGGTTTGGCGGCGGCGGTATTGAGGAGACCAGCAAGGGCATGGATGCCATGGGCTTCCGCCCTGCGAAGACCAGTGCCATGCTGGCTGGTCTCGGTGAAGCCGGTGCCGGGCTGGCGCTTGCCCTGGGGTTCGCCACGCCTGCGGCGGGAGCGGCCGCTGCTACCACCATGGGGGTGGCGGCCAGTGTGCACGCGCCGAACGGCTTCTTCGCCATGGACGGCGGCCTGGAATACCCCGCAGTGCTCGGGCTCGCGGCCACGTCCTTCGCGATCGGGGGACCAGGGCGGGTTTCCCTGGATGCCCTCACCGGTCATGTTTTGGACAGGCCGTGGATGCGGGCAGTCGCCGTCACTGCCATACCGGTGGCTATCGGTATCCAGATTTACCGTCGCCGCCAGGCGCTTGCTGCAGACCACACGCCTGCCTCGAGCGCCACGCCGGCGGAGGACGGGTCCTCTCAACCGTCCTGA
- a CDS encoding LacI family DNA-binding transcriptional regulator — MADVAVAAGVSVATVSNVLNQPDVVAPDTREKVREAMRALQYTPPAQVVRRSEQEPGTRHPKPNPAGATEWGTCSFSKAKSAAHINPYFTADQADQVRAALQAAGPGEGYASLSDLVVAATMEEVKRLQRKYNEGQTWPGIPAGKLRRGRPTLGEATTRKE, encoded by the coding sequence ATGGCAGATGTGGCCGTGGCAGCGGGCGTCTCAGTGGCGACCGTTTCCAATGTTCTCAACCAGCCGGACGTTGTCGCTCCGGATACCCGCGAGAAAGTAAGGGAAGCGATGCGCGCCCTGCAATATACGCCGCCCGCCCAGGTGGTACGTCGTTCCGAGCAAGAGCCGGGGACACGCCACCCCAAACCTAACCCCGCGGGGGCGACCGAGTGGGGAACGTGTTCATTTTCAAAGGCGAAATCGGCTGCTCACATCAACCCATATTTCACCGCCGATCAGGCTGACCAGGTCCGGGCGGCCCTTCAGGCCGCCGGACCCGGGGAAGGGTACGCCTCGCTCTCTGATCTCGTGGTTGCCGCGACGATGGAGGAAGTCAAGCGACTCCAACGCAAATACAACGAGGGTCAGACCTGGCCCGGTATTCCTGCCGGAAAGCTCCGGCGGGGACGGCCCACCCTTGGTGAGGCTACGACGCGCAAGGAGTAG
- a CDS encoding beta-galactosidase: MTERPRKVLFGAAYYHEYQPSPRLQQDLDLMAAANMTVIRVGESTWSQWEPEDGKFALEWMAPVLDGAHERGISVVLGTPTYAIPMWLARRYPEIAGEPKTGQQLGWGARQEVDYTHPAFKFHAERIIRKIVQRFATHPAVIGYQVDNEPGLLAFHNRGVFQRFTDELRHQYGTVENLNKEWGLVYWSHQLSTWADLWTPDNNAQPQYDLAWRRFQARLTTEFLQWQAAIVREYSTPEQFVTTCIAYDRPSQHDQDMTRDFDVTAGNPYYAMQDAFAIPPSKSSPQGWATSGAWTLFQSGDRMYSSKQAPFLVTETNAGAIGGSAMQYPAFDGQWRQAAYAFISRGAEMIEYWHWATNHYGAETYWVGVLPHDQKPGRVYRELAQLGAELKTADKALVGLTPDAKVGMIYSNDSKWGLAGQPCFLSEPPMTGDERSYQKIFEAFYQGAFRAGTPVRILHDRQITGTEGQRMDPAHVAKELPVLIAAGLYIADDELLDWLRAYAEAGGHLVLGMRTAYADHEARARLETKPSRLAEQAGVSYQEFSQLAEPLKLEAAEGFHLSTGSLATQWIDYLEQQNGTALASYVHPQFGRYPAITTTTAGGGRITSVGTLPNTELAADLVRWLAPENASGWEDLPETVTVHSATSADGGRLHFVHNWGWEPATVAAPASMDDLLDAEKTSLTKIELGAWDVRVLLEASKQDGKG; the protein is encoded by the coding sequence ATGACTGAACGACCCCGCAAAGTACTCTTCGGCGCCGCCTACTACCACGAATACCAGCCCTCCCCCCGCCTCCAGCAGGACCTCGACCTCATGGCAGCGGCCAACATGACCGTCATCCGAGTTGGTGAATCCACCTGGTCCCAATGGGAGCCCGAGGACGGCAAATTTGCCCTGGAATGGATGGCCCCGGTCCTGGACGGAGCCCACGAACGCGGCATCTCCGTGGTCCTGGGTACCCCGACCTACGCCATTCCGATGTGGCTTGCCCGCCGCTACCCGGAAATCGCGGGAGAGCCGAAGACCGGCCAGCAACTGGGATGGGGTGCCAGGCAGGAAGTGGACTACACCCATCCCGCTTTCAAATTCCACGCCGAACGGATCATCCGCAAAATCGTCCAACGCTTCGCGACGCACCCTGCGGTAATCGGCTACCAGGTCGACAACGAGCCGGGCCTCCTCGCATTCCACAACCGCGGCGTCTTCCAACGCTTCACAGACGAACTCCGGCACCAGTACGGAACGGTGGAGAACCTCAACAAGGAATGGGGCCTGGTCTACTGGTCCCATCAGCTCTCCACGTGGGCGGACCTCTGGACACCGGATAACAACGCCCAACCGCAATACGATCTGGCCTGGCGCCGGTTTCAAGCGCGGCTCACCACCGAATTCCTTCAATGGCAGGCCGCCATCGTGAGGGAGTACTCCACCCCGGAGCAGTTTGTCACCACCTGCATCGCGTACGACCGTCCCTCGCAGCACGATCAGGACATGACCCGGGATTTCGATGTCACGGCAGGTAACCCCTATTACGCCATGCAGGACGCGTTCGCCATCCCGCCGTCGAAAAGCTCACCCCAGGGGTGGGCGACCAGCGGCGCCTGGACGCTCTTCCAGAGCGGCGACCGTATGTACTCATCCAAACAGGCACCGTTCCTGGTTACCGAGACCAACGCAGGAGCAATCGGCGGGTCAGCAATGCAGTACCCGGCGTTTGATGGGCAGTGGCGACAGGCTGCTTATGCGTTCATCTCGCGGGGCGCCGAAATGATCGAATACTGGCATTGGGCCACCAACCACTACGGCGCTGAAACCTACTGGGTTGGTGTCCTTCCACACGACCAGAAACCCGGACGCGTCTATCGGGAACTTGCCCAGCTCGGAGCCGAGCTCAAAACTGCAGACAAAGCCCTGGTCGGCCTCACACCGGATGCGAAAGTGGGCATGATCTACTCCAACGACTCCAAGTGGGGCCTGGCCGGCCAGCCCTGCTTCCTGTCCGAGCCGCCCATGACGGGAGACGAACGCTCCTACCAGAAGATCTTCGAAGCCTTCTACCAAGGTGCCTTCCGGGCGGGAACTCCCGTTCGGATCCTGCACGACCGCCAGATCACCGGCACGGAGGGCCAGAGAATGGACCCTGCCCATGTGGCTAAGGAACTGCCAGTCCTGATTGCCGCGGGCCTGTACATTGCGGACGACGAACTCCTGGACTGGCTGCGGGCTTACGCCGAAGCCGGCGGCCACCTCGTATTGGGAATGCGCACCGCATACGCGGACCATGAAGCCCGGGCCCGGCTCGAAACCAAACCTTCCCGCCTCGCCGAACAAGCAGGGGTCAGCTACCAGGAATTCTCGCAGCTCGCCGAACCGCTCAAACTGGAAGCGGCAGAAGGATTCCATCTTTCAACGGGCAGCCTCGCGACCCAGTGGATCGACTACCTCGAGCAGCAGAATGGCACAGCCCTTGCCAGCTACGTCCACCCGCAATTCGGCCGCTACCCCGCCATCACCACGACGACGGCGGGGGGCGGCAGGATCACCAGCGTCGGCACGTTGCCCAATACGGAACTTGCAGCGGACCTGGTGCGCTGGCTGGCCCCGGAAAACGCCTCAGGCTGGGAAGACTTGCCGGAGACTGTAACCGTCCACTCCGCGACAAGTGCTGACGGCGGCCGTCTCCACTTCGTGCACAACTGGGGCTGGGAACCAGCCACGGTTGCCGCGCCGGCTTCCATGGACGACCTGCTCGATGCGGAGAAGACCAGCCTCACCAAGATCGAGCTGGGGGCCTGGGACGTACGGGTCCTCCTTGAGGCCTCGAAGCAGGACGGCAAGGGCTAA
- a CDS encoding carbohydrate ABC transporter permease: MTATVADRPATGTQATAPARRRRSGRSTLLTVAMLLCLVYFLLPMFWLVVASTKANEDLFSSFGLWFSHMNLAENLHNVFTFQNGVFLHWMINSLVYAVVSGLGASSLATAAGYAFAKYKFPGGDAMFTLVLGAVMIPMTALAIPTYLLFAGANLTNTPWAVILPSLVSPFGVYLMRVYAADAVPDSLIEAARVDGAGEMRIFFQIVLRLLVPGSITVLLFALVASWNNYFLPLIMLNSPELFPLPVGLAQWQAASAAGSGSQALFSTVITGSLVSVLPLMAAFLFLQRYWQSGLGTGAVKA, encoded by the coding sequence ATGACGGCTACAGTCGCCGACCGACCCGCAACAGGAACCCAGGCTACGGCGCCGGCGCGGCGCAGACGCTCGGGCCGGAGCACGCTCCTGACCGTCGCCATGCTGCTGTGCCTGGTCTATTTCCTCCTGCCGATGTTCTGGCTCGTCGTTGCCTCCACCAAGGCAAACGAAGACCTGTTCAGCAGTTTCGGCCTCTGGTTCTCCCACATGAACCTGGCCGAAAACCTGCACAATGTCTTCACCTTCCAAAACGGCGTCTTCCTCCACTGGATGATCAACAGCCTGGTCTACGCCGTCGTCAGTGGCCTGGGCGCATCATCTCTGGCTACTGCCGCGGGGTATGCCTTCGCTAAATACAAGTTCCCCGGTGGTGACGCGATGTTCACCCTCGTGTTGGGCGCCGTGATGATTCCCATGACGGCCCTCGCCATCCCCACGTACTTGCTCTTCGCCGGGGCAAACCTGACCAACACCCCCTGGGCAGTAATCCTGCCGTCCCTTGTCAGCCCGTTCGGCGTGTACCTCATGAGGGTCTACGCCGCCGACGCAGTCCCGGACTCACTCATCGAAGCCGCCCGCGTCGATGGGGCGGGTGAAATGCGCATCTTCTTCCAAATCGTCCTCCGGCTCCTCGTACCCGGCTCGATCACGGTGCTGCTGTTCGCACTCGTCGCCTCCTGGAACAACTACTTCCTCCCCCTGATCATGCTCAACAGCCCTGAACTGTTCCCTCTTCCGGTCGGACTTGCCCAATGGCAGGCAGCATCGGCAGCCGGTTCCGGATCCCAGGCGCTGTTCTCCACCGTCATCACCGGGTCACTGGTTTCGGTACTCCCCCTCATGGCCGCGTTCCTGTTCCTTCAGCGGTATTGGCAGTCCGGCCTCGGCACCGGTGCCGTCAAAGCGTGA